Proteins found in one Candidatus Eisenbacteria bacterium genomic segment:
- a CDS encoding glycosyltransferase gives MANKVLILSASAGAGHVRAAQALERAFQRSGAVKEIHHVDALEFTNKVFRTLYSKTYIEMVDRAPEVLGWLYDALDSPWEKERRRLAWDKLNTRPFVRMLEREQPDLIVCTHFLPAEMVSWMKAKHRLACPQTIVVTDFDVHAMWLCHHYEHYFVALDETREHMIRLGIPAEKVSTTGIPIDPLFAEAKDKAAMRKKLDLATNKTTILLSAGGFGVGPIEHIVTTLFGLEHPAQIVAICGRNAELKARMEGLAADPRCRPGLLHPIGYTTEMDAYMSASDVLVGKPGGLTTSEALAKGLIILIVNPIPGQEERNSDHLLEEGAAIRCNNLPVLAYKLDRLLDDAPRLARMREAVGRLARPHAARDVVRISLAVAERAARPAAPERSRA, from the coding sequence ATGGCGAACAAGGTCCTCATCCTCTCCGCCTCGGCCGGCGCCGGCCACGTGCGCGCCGCGCAGGCGCTCGAGCGGGCCTTCCAGCGGTCGGGCGCCGTGAAGGAGATCCACCACGTCGACGCGCTCGAGTTCACGAACAAGGTCTTCCGCACGCTCTACTCGAAGACCTACATCGAGATGGTCGACCGGGCGCCCGAGGTTCTCGGCTGGCTCTACGACGCCCTCGACAGCCCGTGGGAGAAGGAGCGGCGGCGGCTCGCGTGGGACAAGCTCAACACCCGCCCGTTCGTCCGCATGCTGGAGCGCGAGCAGCCCGACCTCATCGTCTGCACGCACTTCCTGCCCGCCGAGATGGTGTCGTGGATGAAGGCGAAGCACCGTCTGGCCTGTCCGCAGACGATCGTCGTCACCGACTTCGACGTGCACGCCATGTGGCTCTGCCACCACTACGAGCACTACTTCGTCGCGCTGGACGAGACGCGCGAGCACATGATCCGGCTCGGCATCCCGGCCGAGAAGGTGTCGACGACCGGCATCCCGATCGATCCGCTGTTCGCCGAGGCGAAGGACAAGGCCGCGATGCGGAAGAAGCTCGACCTCGCGACGAACAAGACGACGATCCTGCTGTCGGCCGGCGGCTTCGGTGTGGGACCGATCGAGCACATCGTGACGACGCTCTTCGGGCTCGAGCATCCGGCGCAGATCGTCGCCATCTGCGGTCGCAACGCCGAGCTGAAGGCGCGCATGGAGGGGCTCGCCGCCGATCCGCGCTGCCGGCCGGGCCTGCTCCATCCGATCGGCTACACGACCGAGATGGACGCGTACATGTCGGCCTCCGACGTGCTGGTCGGGAAGCCCGGCGGTCTGACGACGTCGGAAGCGCTGGCGAAGGGCCTCATCATCCTGATCGTGAATCCGATCCCCGGCCAGGAGGAGCGGAACTCCGACCACCTGCTCGAAGAGGGCGCCGCGATCCGCTGCAACAACCTGCCGGTGCTCGCCTACAAGCTGGACCGCCTGCTCGACGACGCCCCCCGGCTCGCCCGCATGCGCGAGGCGGTCGGGCGGCTCGCGCGCCCGCACGCGGCGCGCGACGTCGTCCGCATCTCGCTCGCCGTCGCCGAGCGCGCGGCGCGGCCCGCGGCGCCCGAGCGGTCGCGAGCCTGA
- a CDS encoding PHB depolymerase family esterase, producing MGLAFVLVGGDLVRAPDAPGVTLGAGDHEIVLEHQGRRRSYLVHVPPAASGGAPLPVVLDFHGAWRSGAGQRAWSRFDRLADREGFLAVEPQGTGPLPGIGRTWNASGCCGWARTHEVDDVGFVVALLEDLARRIPVDHTRVYATGLSNGGMMAHRLAADAPERFAAVASVAGPFMETGFASDRPTPVMHVHSRSDERVPFGGGAGSSFPPLGNEPYPPVAATIRTWTDHDGCPRTPSEDPPREDASHHTAVRTTYGPCRDGTEVVLWTLTGPGHVWPGAEDTWRSLLLGPATSVIDASEEMWRFFRRFSRPDAPPLA from the coding sequence GTTCGTGCGCCGGATGCGCCGGGCGTCACGCTGGGCGCGGGGGATCACGAGATCGTGCTCGAGCATCAGGGACGGCGGCGCTCGTATCTCGTCCACGTTCCGCCGGCGGCCTCGGGCGGCGCGCCCCTTCCCGTGGTGCTCGACTTCCACGGCGCGTGGCGCTCGGGCGCGGGACAGCGTGCGTGGTCGCGCTTCGATCGCCTCGCCGATCGCGAAGGCTTCCTCGCCGTCGAGCCGCAGGGGACGGGCCCGCTTCCGGGCATCGGGCGAACGTGGAACGCCTCCGGCTGCTGCGGCTGGGCGCGCACACACGAGGTGGACGACGTCGGCTTCGTGGTGGCGCTCCTCGAGGATCTCGCGCGGCGCATTCCGGTCGATCACACCCGCGTCTACGCGACCGGCCTCTCGAACGGCGGCATGATGGCGCATCGCCTCGCGGCCGATGCGCCCGAGCGCTTCGCCGCGGTCGCGTCGGTCGCTGGACCGTTCATGGAGACGGGCTTCGCGTCCGACCGCCCCACGCCCGTCATGCACGTCCACAGCCGTAGCGACGAGCGCGTGCCGTTCGGGGGCGGCGCGGGATCGAGCTTCCCGCCGCTCGGCAACGAACCGTACCCGCCCGTCGCTGCGACGATCCGCACCTGGACCGACCACGACGGCTGCCCACGGACGCCGAGCGAGGACCCGCCGCGCGAGGATGCGAGCCACCACACGGCCGTCCGCACGACGTACGGCCCGTGCCGAGACGGCACGGAGGTCGTGCTGTGGACGCTCACCGGACCCGGGCACGTGTGGCCCGGCGCAGAGGACACCTGGCGGAGCCTGCTGCTCGGCCCCGCGACCAGCGTGATCGACGCGTCGGAGGAGATGTGGCGCTTCTTCCGCCGCTTCAGCCGTCCCGACGCCCCGCCGCTCGCGTGA